In the Pedobacter cryoconitis genome, GCTATGGATACCGGGTTTACTTCTACTATTCTTCCATCAAAGTTTAAAACAACTCAGATGGGTAGGATTCAGTTTCCTGCTACTTTTAGCCTTATTGATCTATTTCAAAGGGAAACCTTATTATGCTTTCGGCGTATATCCTGTACTATTTGCCTTGAGTGCTTATGGTATTGAACTTGTAACCCAGCGCACAAATAATTCACTAAAATATGTGATTGCTTTTCTGCTGCTCTTACCGAATGCGGTTTTCATGCCTATGTTTATTCCGATCTTACCCATTGACCGGGCTGTAGTCTATTTCAAATCTCTGCATATGGATGATTTCCTTTATTGGGAAGATGGAAAAAAGCATCAGACTACACAAGATTACGGAGATATGTTCGGTTGGGAAGAAATGACCGCAATCACAGCTAAAGCTTATGCTATGATCCCTGAAAATCAACGCAAAGGGACTACAATTTTTGTCGAAAACTACGGAGAAGCCGGTGCAATTGATCATCTGGGCAAAAAATATAAACTTCCTCCTGTGGTATCCTTAAGCAGTAGTTTTACCCTATGGGCACCCGAACGCATTCCCTATCAATATATTATTTATGTGGATGATAAAGGACAGGTAGAAAAAACTAAACCAGCCTACGCCAAAGCTGAACTAATTGGGGCAGTCGCTAATAAATTATCCAGAGAATACGACACAAAAATATGGCTGCTTACCGGACCAAAAGCCGATATCAATCCGGGTTATCAGTCCGCACTGAAAGATAAAAGGCAATAATACTATACAAAAATAGCTTGCCGGATATCCGGCAAGCTATGCTATAAAACTTTAATACTATATCTTATGCAGAGATTGCATTGATAATATCATACTGCGTAATAATTTCAAAATTACCGTTCTCATCTTCAACCAGTACCGCACTGTTCTCTTTATTGATTAACGAAGAGATTTTATCGATAGAAGTATTCATATCTACAAAAGGAAAAGTAGCAGACATAATTTCTTTTACCGGAGCAGATTTCAATGAAGGGTTTTCTAACAACGCTCTCAGGATATCTCCTTCAGCTAATTTACCAACAACCATTCCCTGCTGTGTAACCGGGATCTGAGAAATATTCAGCATGTTCATCGTATTGATAGCCTCCACGATTGTTTTTTCACAATCAATAGTTACAATCTCAGACTGCTCTTTCTTAGCCAGAATAGATTTAGCAGTTAACTTTTCATCGGTAAGGAAACCGCGTTCTCTTAACCAGTCTTCATTATACATTTTACCCATATAACGGCTCCCATGATCATGAAAAATCACGACAACCACGTCTTCAGGTTTCAGCTTATCTTTTAACTGTAATAATCCGGCAATTGCAGAACCAGCAGAGTTACCCACAAATATCCCTTCTTTACGCGCAATATCACGGGTCATTAACGCTGCATCTTTATCCGTTACTTTTTCAAAAAGATCAATGATATCAAAGTTCACATTCTTAGGGAGAAAATCTTCTCCGATCCCTTCAGTGATATAAGGATAGATCTCATTTTTATCTAAAATACCAGTCTCTTTGTATTTTTTAAAAACTGACCCATAAGTATCAATTCCCCATACTTTAATATCAGGATTTTGTTCTTTCAAGTATTTTCCTGTACCGGATATCGTTCCGCCAGTACCCACACCTACTACAAGGTGTGTGATCTTACCTTCAGTCTGTGCCCAGATCTCTGGTCCGGTCTGCTCATAATGCGCTTCGGTATTAGCCAGGTTATCGTATTGATTCGGCTTCCATGAATTTGGTACTTCACGCTCTAAACGCGAAGAAACTGAGTAATAAGAACGTGGGTCTTCTGGCTCTACGTTAGTAGGACATACAATTACTTCAGCACCAAAAGCACGTAAAGCATCCACTTTTTCCTTAGATTGTTTATCTGTAGTGGTGAAAATACACTTGTATCCTTTAATAATGGCAGCCATAGCAAGGCCCATCCCGGTATTTCCAGAAGTTCCTTCAATGATTGTTCCACCAGGTTTAAGCTTACCGCTTTTTTCTGCGTCTTCTATCATTTTTAAAGCCATACGGTCTTTAATAGAGTTACCTGGATTGGTGGTTTCCACCTTAGCCAGTACAGTCGCCTGAATTTCTTTCGTCACGTTATTCAATCGCACCAATGGTGTATTGCCAATAGTTTCTAATATATTATTATACCACATGTTACAAAAGTACGACTTGATTCCTAGAATTTTATTTCTATTAAATATTCATAATCATATTTTGAATATTTAATAGAAATAAAATTATATTCTGAATTGATACTAAGAAAACGTCCTTCACCTAGCTATTATATGGCAAAACAACCTATAACCAGACGCTAAATTAGCTGATAAATCTTTCCGGGAAGAGAAATCAGGACACCTTTCATCTCTAAGTTCAGCAAATGCAATGCAAGCTTACCCTGCTGGATATCAGCTTTTAGCCCAAGATCATCTATGCTGTGCGGTGCCGTTTTAAGGAGGTTAATCAGCACATGCTCTATACCCGAAAGTCCGGGAGGTAAATTCTCCTGTCTGACAAGGCTAACCGTTTCTGTAGCTTCCCAGCCCATATAATAAACCAGATCTCTAGCCTCGTTAATCATTCCTGCCCGGTTCGTCTTAATCAGAAAATTGCAGCCCTGACTATATTCATCAGTGGTACGGCCAGGAAAAGCATAGACTTCCCGGTGGTAAGAATTTGCAATTCCGGCAGTAATTAATGCCCCGCCTTTAATTGCAGCCTCGATCACCACCACTACATCGGCCAGTCCTGCTACAATCCTGTTTCGCTTCGGAAAGTTCCCTTTTTCAGCAGGGGTATTGAAAGGATACTCAGACAGCAGACCACCCTGCTCAAGCATGGTTTTTGCAATTTGATGATGGGCAGCAGGATAAATACGATCCAGCCCATGCCCTAATACGCCCACAGTCGGAATGCCATACGCCAAACTTTGCTGATGTGCTGCCACATCGATTCCATAAGCCAGTCCGCTCACGACCAGCACATCATAATGTTGTAATAAAGCAACCAGCTGCTGACAGAGCATTTTCCCATAAGGCGTGGCATTTCTGGAGCCTACAATACTGACTATTCTCTGATGATTAAGGTTAGCCGTCCCTTTATAATATAAAAGTACCGGGGCATCAGTACATTCTTTCAGTCGCTGAGGGTAGTTTTCATCGGTGTAAAAAAGAACCTTAACCTGATTTTGCTGCAGTAAATCCAATTGCCCCGCAGCCAGTTGAAGTGCATTGGTCTGAAGAATAGCAGTGACTTTCGAAATGCTTAAACCTTCCACCTCCGCTAATTGAGCCTTGCTGGCAGCAAAGATAGCTTCGGCAGTTCCGAAATGGGACAGCAAGTGTTTAGCGGTTACTGCCCCCACATTCTTAATGAGGGTCAGTGCGATTTGATAGATTAAACTCATGGGCTAAATTAATACTTAGCCCACTGATACTGGTAATTTATTATCCCTTAATTAACAAGGGATATAAACCACGAACTTAGTCTCGAAGAAATCTTCTTCAAAATAAGCAGCTAAAGGATATAACTCAGCTTTTAATCTTGACTCTTTAATTTCCTCTTCTAATTCTCCACCTTTTAAATATAAAATGCCGTTGGCAATTGCATTTTTAGAGTTTTTATTGAATTTATCTTTGATCCATGGATAAAAATCTATCAGGCGGGTAACCGCACGGGACACCACGAAATCATATTTATCATCCACTTGCTCTGCTCTTAAATGCGATGCTTTCACATTCTTCAAGCCCAGTGCAGCAGCAACTTCAGTAACCACCTTAATCTTTTTACCAATAGAATCTACCAGGTGAAACTCTGTTTCAGGAAATAATATCGCTAAAGGAATACCCGGAAAACCACCACCAGTACCTACATCAAGGACTTTCTCTCCTGGTTTGAAGGTACAGAATTTAGCGATCCCTAAAGAATGCAGGATATGACGTTCATATAATTCTTCAATATCCTTCCTGGAGATCACATTGATCTGCGCATTCCAGAAACTATATAAATCAAACAACTGGTCAAACTTGCTGATCTGATCTGCGCTGAGATCTTTAAAATACTTTTGTATGAGGGTTGAACTTATTTCCACTTTACTTTTTTAACAAATATAGACAGAATGCCATTAAACACTAAGAAAATGAACAGTAGAATATCCAAAAAAGGAAACCACCATCTCAAATCAGGATAATTCAAGCGTTTAAGCAAACGGGGATAGATAAAACTTCTAATGATCAGGCTTAGTGCAAAAATACCACCGGCCAGATAGTTAGCAGGTTTAAAAAACAGTAATGCGATGAACAGGGCATAGAACAAAAATTGAAATATGATCTGTACCGATAAAATAAATTTATGTTTGGCCTTGTAAAATTTACCGGCACCAAAATGTCTTTTCTTTTGTCTCAGATAAGCTGAGAAGCTCGTATTCGGCGCAGACCACACCTGTGTGCTCCGGTTCAGACGAATTTCTGTATTATGACGGGTGGCATGTGCATTCACGAATAAATCGTCATCCCCCGATGGGATATGCATATGCGCTGCGAAACCTTTATTCTTAAAAAAGAGAGACTTTTTATAGGCCATATTCCTGCCCACCCCCATATAAGGCATCCCCTGAATGGCGAATGCAAGATAGTTGACAGCAGTAAAAAAGGTTTCAAAACGGATCAGGCTATTCAATAAGCCACGTCTGCGGATATAAGGGGAATAACCCAGTACAATGGCAGTCTCGTCATTTTCGGGCTGCTGCATTCCTGATAACCAGTTTTCTGAAGCAGGTACACAATCTGCATCGGTAAAGACCAGCCACTCATTGGAAGCGGCCTTAATTCCCATAGTCACAGCGAATTTTTTACCAGCAATGAACTTTTCTCCTTCAGCAACCGTTACTACTTTCAGCTGTTTATATTGTGCAACGAATCCTTTCAATACCTCGCGGGTCTGATCCCAGGAACGGTCGTTCACGACAATAACTTCAAAATCAGGGTAGTTCTGTTGTAATACTGCAGGCAGGTACTGCGTCAGATTTTCTGCCTCATTACGTGCGCAAATAATTACACTCAATGGCTTAGAAGCCTGTGCTGGCAGCTCTTCTACTTTAATAAGGGCCAGTTTTAAATGTATAAATAAACTAAAATACAGCTGAACGGCAAAACAAAAAACGAGGGCACCCAGCAGGCAACTCTCTAGTAAGGTTAATTCCACGATGGTTTTTTTGACAAGCGTCAAATTTCTGATTTTTAATCTGTAATGCAGCCATATATTGATAAAAAAATCGAGAACCGGGTGTTTTTTCATACTTTTGCCGAGATTTTTTGAAGCGTACACACATTTATGAAATTTACCTTACAGGCAAACGACCCTCAGTCAAAAGCAAGAGCAGGAACAGTTACTACTGCTCATGGAGACATCCAAACACCGATTTTTATGCCCGTGGGCACCGCAGGAACGGTAAAAGCAGTGCATCAGCGCGAGCTTAAAAATGATATTGATGCACAGATTATTTTAGGAAATACTTATCATTTATACTTGCGGCCAGGACTTGATGTACTGGAAGGTGCGGGTGGACTGCATAAATTTATAGGCTGGGACCGCCCTATTTTAACAGATAGCGGAGGCTACCAGGTTTATTCTTTAAGTAAAGTAAACAAGATCAAGGAAGAAGGAGTTACTTTCCGTTCACATATTGATGGCTCAAAACACCTTTTTACTCCTGAATATGCAATGGATATTCAACGGACCATTGGTGCCGATATTATTATGGCATTTGATGAATGTACACCTTATCCATGTGATTATAAATATGCAGCGAATTCCATCAACATGACGCACCGCTGGTTAAAACGTTGCTGCGCACGCTTTGATACCACTGAGCCTAAATATGGTTTCGATCAGACCCTGTTCCCTATTGTTCAAGGATCTGTTTATAAAGACCTGAGAAAGAAATCTGCAGAATTTATTGCCTCAATGGGTCGTGAAGGAAATGCGATTGGTGGTCTTTCGGTAGGAGAACCTGCAGAAGAAATGTATGGCATGACCGAAGTAGTCTGCGACATTTTACCTGCTGATAAACCTCGTTATTTAATGGGTGTAGGTACTCCGATCAATATTTTAGAAAATATAGCGTTAGGAGTAGATATGTTCGACTGTGTAATGCCGACCAGAAATGCAAGAAACGGAATGCTTTTCACCAGAAACGGGATCATTAACATTGGCAACAAAAAATGGGCTGATGACTTTTCTCCTATTGATGCAGAAAGTGATTTATACGCTGACCAGGTTTATTCAAAAGCATACCTGAGACACTTAATGCACTCTAAAGAGATGTTAGGTGCACAGATTGCAACTTTGCATAATCTTCACTTCTATCTTTGGTTAGTTAAAGAAGCCAGAGAAAAGATCATCAGCGGCGAGTTTTACGCCTGGAAGAATAAAATGGTGACTATATTAGGGAATAAATTATAAATGAATATCCTCAAGGGCAGATTTAAAATTATTGACCGTTATATTATTGGGAAATACCTGGGTACATTCATTTATACCCTGAGTATTTTCGTGGTCATTATTGTAATTTTTGATTTATCAGAAAAGATGGACGACTTTTTAAGAAGTAAGTTGTCTGCCTGGCAGGTCCTTTCTCAATATTACGCGGGCTCTATTCCGTTTTACGTGAATATGCTCTCACCACTGATCAACTTTATTGCAGTAATTTTCTTTACCGCAAAGATGGCCGATCAGACAGAGATTGTTCCGATTTTAAGCGGAGGTGTAAGTTTCAATCGTTTTTTACAACCTTATTTCATTTCCGCATTTATCATATTTGCAGCCAATCTGGGCTCCAATTTATATGTCCTCCCCTATACCAACCAGCTCAAAAACACGTTCGAAAATACTTATGTAAAAAAGAACGACCCCACAAGTAAACTCCAGATTCACATGAAACTGGATGACAATACTTACATCTACATGGAAAGTTTTGAGAATAAAACCAAAACGGGCTATCGTTTTATGCTGGACAATTTTAAGGGAGATGTACTGACCAAAAAAGTTATTGCGGATCAGATTAAATGGGATTCCTTAAAACGCAGCTGGAAATTAACCAATTATTCGATCAGAACGATCAACGGACTGAAAGAAAACATGTTTAAAAGCATTGATAAACCAAAAGATACGATTCTGGATATGCGTCCGGATGATTTCTCTGCTTATGATAACATTTATGAAATTTTAACAAACAAGGAGCTTTCTGATAAGATCAAGAAAGAAAAAACCAGGGGTACAGGTATAGAAAATGATTTACTTTTTGAACAGTATAAACGCTGGTTACAACCCTTATCTGCTTTTGTATTAACACTGATTGGTGTCGCCCTGTCTTCCCGTAAGGTAAGAGGCGGGGTTGGTCTTCCTTTAGGAATAGGGATTATTCTGAGTTTCCTGTATATTGTTATGAACCAGTTCGCGAAGATGTTTTCGCTGAAAGGCGGAATTCCCCCGCTGCTGGCTGTTCTGATCCCCACTATTTTCTTCGGATTACTGGGCCTTTATCTGTTAAAAAAAGCACCTAAATAATGAAACCGCTCTCTCCCTCAGCAATCAACAGAAATCTGCTGATCCTTCACGCTACTGTTTTTATCTGGGGGTTCACCGGAATTCTGGGTGCATTGATTTCAGTAGGTTCTGTAGAAATGGTCTGGTACAGAGTTTTAATTGCCAGCATTACTTTACTGATTTATTTTAAAGCCACAAAGTTTAGTATCAAGGTAACTAAAAAAGAGTTTCTGCAATTTTTCTTTACGGGAAGTATTGTGGCCCTTCACTGGATTCTTTTCTTTCAGGCCATCAAAGTATCAACAGTATCAGTCACCTTGGTGTGCCTGTCCTCTTTCACCTTATTTACCGCTATCCTTGAACCTATCATCAAAAGGACAGCCGTTCAAATCAGCGATATCTTTATTGGAATAGTGATCATTTTTGGAATTTATCTGATCTTTCATTTCGAATCCAACTATACAGCCGGTATTATTTTTGGTCTTTCGGCAGCGGTAGCTTCGAGTTTATTCTCTATTATCAATTCTAATTTCGCACAAAAAAGCGACGCCAAACTGATTAGCTTTTATGAGCTTTCCGGTGCTTTTTTCTGGATTACAATTTACCGTTTATTTGACCATAGCCTGCTGCAGGAGAGTTTCAATCTGAGTGTATCCGATTGGATTTACCTGATGATATTAGGCACAGTCTGCACTGCACTTGCTTACATTGCAGGAGTCTCTGTAATGCGCACACTTTCGGCATTCCGGGTTGCACTCATCAGTAATCTTGAACCTGTTTATGGAATCATTTTAGCCTTTCTTTTCTTTGGGCACAAAGAGACGATGTCGGCCGGGTTCTATATGGGCTCTGCCTTGATTTTAGGTGCCGTATTTTTATACCCTATCTACAAGAAACGTCAGAGCAAAAGCTAATTACGCTCCCGGATTACCAGTACTTCCATTAAATTTAGCTGATAAATTTGTTTATAAATTGTGAGGAATAACTGTATCTTGAGCACAAAGAAAAAGGACCACTCAAAAACACAATTCTTTTAGTACAACAACATAATGCACTATAAAACAAAGAATAATAAATTTATAATCACCGCCTTCATACTACTAATTTCAATAGCTCTCACAGATAAAGCCACCGCTCAGATTTTTGGTGGGCTACAGAACCCTTTAGGTGTAAATTGGAGGCAAATTAATACCTCAGGCTTCCAAATCATTTATCCTGTAGAAATGGAATCTGAAGCACAGCGGATGGCCAATAATATCCGTTATATTTTCCCCAAGGTAGGCCGCAGCCTGAACGTCAGGAAAACTACGATCCCGATTGTGTTTCAAAACCAGGGCGTGATTGCGAATGGCTTCGTTCAACTTGGCCCTAAAAAATCAGAATTCAATACCACCCCGCCTCAACAATTTGACAGTCAGGATTGGTTGAACAACCTGGCCGTTCACGAACTGCGTCACGCGGCACAGTTTGATAAACTGACCAATGGCCGGGCTTATCCATTTCCCGAACAAGTATACTTTGCATGGATGGGTATAAGTATCCCTTTATGGTTCTTTGAAGGAGATGCAGTATCTAATGAAACATCCCTTACACACGCAGGGCGCGGACGCCAGCCCAACTGGATTATGCCTTACCGGACCGCACTGCTCCAGGGGAAAAACCTTTCTTATAGTAAAGCAAATTTCGGTTCCCAAAAGGATGTGGCCCCTGGTTATTATCAGATCGGCTATCTGATGGCTTCTCAAATCAGACAAGCTGCCGGAAAGTTTGTTTTTGACAGTGTATTAACTGACATTAAAGATCGTCCGGTACGCATTTATCCATTTGCCAAAAGTCTTAAAAAATATAGTGGTAAAAACGGGAAGGACTGGTACGAATATACATCAGCAAAAGTTAAAGCAGATTGGGAAAAGCAAGCTGAACTCAGCCCTGCTAAAGATTATCCAGTATTAAATCAGGAGGCAAAATATGCAACAGATTATTCTCTTCCTGTGAAAATGACAGACGGAAAAATTCTCGTACTTAAACAAAGTAAAGCTATGCCAGCAGCATTTGTGCTGATAGACCAGGACAAGAGAGAACAAAGAATACAAGGAATTGGCCAACAAGAACAGCCCTGGTTCAGCTATGCGAATAATTTGATCGTTTGGGACGAAGTCAGACTTGATCCGAGATTTCAACAAAGGAGTTACAGTGTAATCTGCACTTATAACCTGCAAACCAGGAAATTGAATAAGTTAAGTTCCAAATCCAGGATCTTTTCCCCTACGCTTTCTGCGGATGGTTCCAAGATCGTTGCCGTTCAAATTGACTTCAGCAATAAAGTACAATTAATCGTCATGGATGCTGCTAACGGTAAAATCATCCGGACCTATCCAAATCCTGAAAACCTGTTAATACAAACGCCATCTTTTAACAATGATGGCTCAGTGATTACTTACGTCAGTGTTAAAGAAGCAGGTAAAGCACTCTGGACAGTAGATGCCAGTGGTAAAACTACCAAACTGATCAACGAAACCCCGCAACAGTTAAGCAGACCAATATTCTTAGGCGCAAATATCGCGTTTAACGCGCATTACAATGGCATCAACAACATTTACAGCATAGACGTCAATTCTAAAAAAATAAGTGCGCTGAGCGCTTCAAAATACGGTGCATTTAACCCTTCGGTCATTAAAGGAACAGATAGTATCTTATTCAATAATTATAACCTGTTTGGTTATGAGATTGCCCAAACGAAAATCGAGGAACAAAAACCGGGTAAAGACAATTTCGTTTTCTTTGGCGCTGCCGCCGAAAAGCAGGAAAACACAGGTAATGTATTTGATAACATTCCTGACAGCAGCTTTACCTCTACCCCTTACCACAAACTGGGCCATCTGATTAATATACATAGCCTGATCCCAGTAATCGAAGATGAATATAAAGGAGGCTTACAATTCAACTCAAATAATCTGCTGAATACTTTTGATGCTTATGCAGGGGTAAATTACCAGCGCGATCTTGGCCGCTTTGAATATAATGCCGGGGCAAGTTTTAAAAGTTTGTATCCTATTTTTAACCTGACTTACAGTAACCGCCCACGCAGAACTTTTTATGCTACAGGCGCAGGTACAAGACAAGGAGACTGGAGAGAGAATTATGTAAGGCTTCAGGCGGTTGTCCCAATCAATCTGAGTGCACAAAATCACAATTACAATTTTTCAGTGAATGCCGGAACCAGTTATACGCAAAGGTATGATACGCAAAATTTACCTGCCAATTTCGTCACAGCTATCCACTTTCCATTAGAAACAGGTTTCACATTTACGCATACCACCAGAACTGCCGAAAGGGACATTGCCCCTAAATGGGCTCAGATCGTAAGGTTCTCTTATTACAGTCAGCCTTTCGATAAACAGTTAAGTGGTGATTTATTTGCAGTCGCAGGCTTCCTTTATTTTCCCGGACTGGCTAAAAACCATTCTTTCCTGGCCAACTTTAATTACCAGGAAGCTACTGGGATCCGGACTTACAATAACGATATCAATACCGTTTATGGTTACAACAATATCATGGCGAAAAGCAGGCTTAAAAACACTTTACTTTTCAATTATCGTTTCCCGCTTTTTTATCCTGATGCAGAACTCGGCCCACTGGCTTATATCAGAAATGTAAGAGGAGGTGTGTTCTGTCACTATGAGAATGTGGGTACAGATAGCAACCTTTCGCAGCCCAAAACATATGGATTTGAATTACACGGTAATATGAATCTGCTGCGTTATCAGCCAAATGTTGATTTAGGTACAAGATTTGTGTTTGTGAACAAGGAATATCATCATAACCCTATCTTTGAATTAATTGTTAACTATACTTTCTAAGCTCATGCGTACTAAAACTATCCTCATCATCATTCTCACCGTATTAATCACCATTTTTCTGATGATGAATACAGACGCAGTACAATTCGACTTTATATTCGTTAAAAAGGACATTTCTAAATTACTGGTTGTAGGAATATGCACTTTTGCTGGCTTTCTGCTAGGTTATTGGGCGGGCCGTCCGAGAACTGTCATCAGTACTTATGATAGAAATGAAGATGAAACCCTTCCCGTTAATTCACCTCCTGTAAAAGGTGCTTTGAGTGACGAAGACAGAGATTATATCAGCTAATCCTTTTTACAATTCAAATACGTCATTATACCTTGCAATATGGAACCCGCTTTTAAGGACGATTTTCGTTTGTCCACTTTCCGGGTTCAATAAAGGATTGGTATGGTTCAAATGGATAAAGTAGATTTTATCTTTTTCCTTTAAAGGCAGGTTTTTAAATAGTTCCATACTCTCCACGACCAAAGGATGCGGAATTTCAGTAATCGGTCTGTTGTTCATCTCTATGGCATCATAAAATGTAGCGTCAATAAACGCATAATCTACCTTCTTGATTTCATCCAGGATATTTTTATCCCATTTTGACCATTTGTCTATGTCCGGGATAAACAATGCTTTTTTATTTGGCCCTTCGATCTGATACCCTGCTGTTTCAGAAAACTCATCCCGGTGCGGGACTTTAAAAGCTGTTAC is a window encoding:
- a CDS encoding TolB family protein; this translates as MESEAQRMANNIRYIFPKVGRSLNVRKTTIPIVFQNQGVIANGFVQLGPKKSEFNTTPPQQFDSQDWLNNLAVHELRHAAQFDKLTNGRAYPFPEQVYFAWMGISIPLWFFEGDAVSNETSLTHAGRGRQPNWIMPYRTALLQGKNLSYSKANFGSQKDVAPGYYQIGYLMASQIRQAAGKFVFDSVLTDIKDRPVRIYPFAKSLKKYSGKNGKDWYEYTSAKVKADWEKQAELSPAKDYPVLNQEAKYATDYSLPVKMTDGKILVLKQSKAMPAAFVLIDQDKREQRIQGIGQQEQPWFSYANNLIVWDEVRLDPRFQQRSYSVICTYNLQTRKLNKLSSKSRIFSPTLSADGSKIVAVQIDFSNKVQLIVMDAANGKIIRTYPNPENLLIQTPSFNNDGSVITYVSVKEAGKALWTVDASGKTTKLINETPQQLSRPIFLGANIAFNAHYNGINNIYSIDVNSKKISALSASKYGAFNPSVIKGTDSILFNNYNLFGYEIAQTKIEEQKPGKDNFVFFGAAAEKQENTGNVFDNIPDSSFTSTPYHKLGHLINIHSLIPVIEDEYKGGLQFNSNNLLNTFDAYAGVNYQRDLGRFEYNAGASFKSLYPIFNLTYSNRPRRTFYATGAGTRQGDWRENYVRLQAVVPINLSAQNHNYNFSVNAGTSYTQRYDTQNLPANFVTAIHFPLETGFTFTHTTRTAERDIAPKWAQIVRFSYYSQPFDKQLSGDLFAVAGFLYFPGLAKNHSFLANFNYQEATGIRTYNNDINTVYGYNNIMAKSRLKNTLLFNYRFPLFYPDAELGPLAYIRNVRGGVFCHYENVGTDSNLSQPKTYGFELHGNMNLLRYQPNVDLGTRFVFVNKEYHHNPIFELIVNYTF
- a CDS encoding LapA family protein, which gives rise to MRTKTILIIILTVLITIFLMMNTDAVQFDFIFVKKDISKLLVVGICTFAGFLLGYWAGRPRTVISTYDRNEDETLPVNSPPVKGALSDEDRDYIS